The Oscillospiraceae bacterium genome contains a region encoding:
- a CDS encoding spermidine/putrescine ABC transporter substrate-binding protein codes for MKKFVCVLLCLCMAVGLAALPAAAGEELIQVTDDIAVSAGYDWTRFKGQNVSLNVYNWGLYISDGSDESVDVLAAFQELTGIKVNYTTYDTNESMYAKLKSGGASYDVIVPSDYMIGKMVNEDMLEPLDMANIPNFASIGAAYKGQSYDPADAYSVPYMWGLVGIVYNSTMVSETPDSWAALWDEQYANSVLMFNNSRDAFAIAAKKLGMSLNPRSTEDVNLIAEELKAQKYVVQAYVMDEIFDKMEGGEAALAPYYAGDAIVMMDENPDLGFVIPKEGTNYFVDAMCIPKGAKNKEAAEMFINYMCEVDVGAANCDFIGYSTPIDAVRGELPEELANSPIAYPSAAVLANTETFEALPEEINAAMDRAWSDMKSYDENGSGWVVPVFLVSAMGLAAFNIWRRRAKRRRKEMY; via the coding sequence ATGAAGAAATTTGTTTGTGTTTTGCTGTGCCTGTGCATGGCCGTCGGCCTTGCGGCCCTGCCCGCGGCCGCCGGGGAAGAACTGATCCAGGTGACCGACGACATCGCCGTTTCGGCCGGCTATGACTGGACCCGCTTTAAAGGGCAGAACGTGAGCCTGAACGTATACAACTGGGGCCTTTACATCTCGGACGGCTCGGACGAGAGTGTGGACGTGCTGGCCGCGTTTCAGGAGCTCACGGGCATTAAGGTGAATTACACCACCTACGACACCAACGAGAGCATGTATGCCAAGCTCAAGAGCGGCGGCGCCAGCTACGACGTGATCGTGCCCAGCGACTACATGATTGGCAAAATGGTGAACGAGGACATGCTGGAGCCCCTGGATATGGCCAATATCCCGAACTTTGCCAGCATTGGTGCGGCGTATAAAGGGCAGAGCTACGACCCTGCCGACGCCTACAGCGTGCCCTATATGTGGGGGCTGGTGGGGATCGTTTACAACAGCACCATGGTGAGCGAAACGCCCGACTCGTGGGCAGCGCTGTGGGATGAGCAGTATGCAAACTCGGTGCTCATGTTCAACAACAGCCGCGACGCCTTTGCGATCGCGGCCAAAAAGCTGGGCATGAGCTTGAACCCCCGCAGCACCGAAGACGTGAACCTGATCGCAGAGGAGCTGAAGGCACAAAAGTATGTGGTGCAGGCCTATGTGATGGACGAGATCTTCGACAAGATGGAGGGCGGCGAAGCCGCCCTGGCCCCCTACTATGCGGGCGACGCCATTGTGATGATGGACGAGAACCCGGATCTGGGCTTCGTGATCCCGAAAGAGGGAACGAACTATTTTGTGGACGCCATGTGCATCCCCAAGGGCGCAAAGAACAAGGAAGCCGCCGAGATGTTCATCAACTACATGTGCGAGGTGGACGTGGGCGCAGCCAACTGTGATTTCATCGGCTACTCCACCCCCATCGACGCGGTGCGCGGCGAGCTGCCGGAGGAACTGGCGAACAGCCCCATCGCGTATCCCAGCGCCGCGGTGCTGGCCAACACCGAGACCTTCGAGGCCCTGCCGGAAGAGATCAACGCCGCCATGGACCGCGCCTGGAGCGACATGAAAAGCTACGACGAGAACGGCAGCGGCTGGGTGGTGCCGGTGTTCCTGGTATCGGCCATGGGCCTGGCTGCCTTCAACATCTGGCGCCGCCGCGCAAAGCGCAGGCGCAAAGAGATGTATTGA
- a CDS encoding membrane protein, translating into MKGLGTLVNVLAVLAGSGLGMLIKTGLKRRFRDILMQACGIATIFLGISGALAGLLKVENGAVSTQNTMLLIFSLVLGGLAGEALNIEAGMEALGERLKRLVRDKSDSRFVDGFVTASLVICVGAMAIVGSIQDGLTGDHTLLFSKSLLDFVIVMVFAATFGLGVMFSALPLGILQGGITLAAALVAGFLSESLISDLSCVGSVLIFCVGLNVAFNAKIRVGNLLPALLVPVLWALF; encoded by the coding sequence ATGAAGGGCCTCGGCACACTGGTAAACGTGCTGGCCGTGCTGGCGGGCAGCGGGCTGGGGATGCTCATCAAGACCGGCCTGAAACGCCGTTTCCGCGATATTTTAATGCAGGCCTGCGGCATTGCCACGATCTTTCTCGGCATCAGCGGCGCCCTGGCCGGGCTGTTAAAGGTGGAAAACGGCGCGGTGAGCACCCAAAACACCATGCTGCTTATCTTTTCTCTGGTGTTGGGCGGCCTTGCGGGCGAAGCGCTCAACATCGAGGCCGGCATGGAAGCCCTGGGCGAGCGGCTCAAGCGCCTGGTGCGCGATAAAAGCGACAGCCGCTTTGTCGACGGCTTTGTCACCGCCTCGCTGGTCATCTGCGTGGGGGCCATGGCCATCGTGGGCTCCATCCAGGATGGGCTCACCGGCGATCACACCCTGCTGTTCTCCAAGTCCCTGCTGGATTTTGTAATCGTGATGGTGTTCGCCGCCACCTTCGGGCTGGGGGTCATGTTCTCGGCTCTCCCGCTGGGCATCTTGCAGGGCGGCATTACCCTGGCGGCCGCGCTGGTGGCCGGCTTTTTAAGCGAGTCGCTCATCTCCGATCTGTCCTGCGTGGGTTCGGTGCTCATTTTCTGCGTGGGGCTGAACGTGGCCTTCAACGCCAAGATCCGGGTGGGCAACCTGCTGCCCGCGCTGCTGGTGCCCGTCCTCTGGGCGCTGTTTTAG
- the cutC gene encoding copper homeostasis protein CutC, with amino-acid sequence MPHFLLECCVDSPESALAAAQNGADRLELCADLLVGGTTPSHGLFELVKRRVKIPVNVLLRPRFGDFCYTGLEFEALLADAARFAAAGADGLVLGVLTPDGELDEPRMERLIAAARGLPVTLHRAFDVCRDPFAALRAAKALGVSSILTSGQAAAAPQGTDLLAELVRQAGPANILVGGGVNSGNLAALAAATGAKHFHMSGKRLLESPMHYRKEGVPMGLPLASEFALWRTDGGEVAAARAVLNRLSPAGKAQS; translated from the coding sequence TTGCCCCATTTTCTGCTGGAATGCTGTGTCGATTCGCCCGAATCCGCCCTGGCCGCCGCCCAAAACGGCGCCGACCGCCTGGAGCTGTGCGCCGACCTTTTGGTGGGCGGCACCACGCCGAGCCATGGCCTGTTCGAGCTTGTAAAGCGCCGGGTCAAAATTCCGGTCAACGTGCTGCTGCGCCCCCGCTTCGGTGATTTTTGTTACACCGGGCTGGAATTCGAGGCCCTTCTGGCCGATGCCGCGCGCTTTGCCGCCGCGGGTGCAGACGGCCTCGTGCTGGGCGTGCTCACGCCGGATGGCGAACTGGACGAGCCCCGCATGGAACGGCTGATCGCGGCCGCCCGTGGCCTGCCGGTCACGCTGCACCGCGCCTTTGACGTATGCCGCGACCCCTTTGCCGCGCTTCGGGCGGCAAAAGCGCTGGGCGTTTCCAGCATTCTCACCAGTGGGCAGGCTGCCGCGGCCCCCCAGGGCACGGACCTGCTGGCGGAGCTGGTGCGGCAGGCCGGCCCGGCGAACATTTTGGTGGGCGGCGGGGTGAACAGCGGCAACCTGGCCGCGCTGGCCGCCGCCACCGGCGCCAAACACTTTCACATGAGCGGCAAGCGCCTGCTGGAAAGCCCCATGCATTACCGAAAAGAGGGCGTGCCCATGGGTCTGCCCCTCGCCAGCGAGTTCGCCCTGTGGCGCACCGACGGCGGCGAGGTAGCGGCCGCGCGCGCCGTGCTGAACAGGCTCTCCCCCGCCGGAAAGGCGCAGTCATGA
- a CDS encoding transcriptional regulator produces MEKFKRLPDAELDVMKELWAAGGPLTRPALEARLTEKGWASTTLLALLSRLEAKGFVARQKQGKGYLYSAAVARADYLPAESRWVLGRMFGGSAKNLVAAMAETDALTEKDLDELADYLAQLKAEHQREE; encoded by the coding sequence ATGGAAAAGTTCAAACGCCTGCCCGACGCAGAGCTGGACGTGATGAAGGAGCTGTGGGCCGCGGGCGGCCCCCTCACCCGCCCGGCGCTGGAAGCGCGGCTCACCGAAAAGGGCTGGGCCAGCACCACCCTGCTGGCCCTGCTCTCGCGCCTGGAAGCCAAGGGGTTCGTGGCCCGGCAAAAGCAGGGCAAAGGGTATCTGTACAGCGCGGCTGTGGCCCGGGCCGACTATCTGCCCGCCGAAAGCCGCTGGGTGCTGGGGCGCATGTTCGGCGGCAGCGCCAAAAATCTGGTGGCCGCCATGGCCGAAACCGATGCTCTGACCGAAAAAGACCTTGACGAATTGGCCGACTATCTGGCACAATTAAAGGCAGAACATCAACGGGAGGAATGA